One Anser cygnoides isolate HZ-2024a breed goose chromosome 6, Taihu_goose_T2T_genome, whole genome shotgun sequence genomic region harbors:
- the FAM117B gene encoding protein FAM117B isoform X3, producing the protein MRDKATQTESAWAEEYLEKKRSSHKRSASWGSTDQLKEIAKLRQQLQRSKHSSRHHRDKERQSPFHGNHAAINHSQAPVPKSALVPVIPITKSTGSRFRNSVEGLNQEIEIIIKETGDKEEQLVPQDIPDGHRAPPPLVQRSSSTRSIDTQTPGGADRGSNNSSRSQSVSPTSFLTISNEGSEESPCSTDDLLADSRDKENGNNSPLPKYATSPKPNNSYMFKREPPEGCEKVKVFEESLPKPLHEIPAFYCPDKNKVNFIPKSGSAFCLVSILKPLLPTQDLTLKGTTHSLTVSSSMTPGLLQPISMASLSANTDQDRISRGTSTVIPQTSILQQSGHIEEAEGFCGY; encoded by the exons ACTGAAAGTGCCTGGGCTGAagaatatttagaaaagaagagaagctcaCACAAACGTTCAGCATCGTGGGGCAGCACAGATCAACTCAAGGAG atTGCAAAATTGCGTCAACAATTGCAGAGAAGCAAACACAGCAGTAGGCATCATCGGGATAAAGAAAGACAGTCTCCATTTCATGGTAACCACGCAGCCATTAACCATAGTCAG GCTCCAGTCCCAAAGAGTGCTCTTGTTCCTGTGATACCTATTACCAAGTCAACAGGATCGCGATTCCGAAACAGTGTAGAAGGACTGAATCAAGAGATTGAGATAATTATTAAGGAGACAGGAGACAAAGAAGAACAGCTTGTT cctCAAGATATTCCAGATGGACACCGTGCACCACCTCCATTAGTTCAGCGGAGTAGTAGTACTCGCAGCATTGATACCCAAACGCCTGGTGGAGCGGACAGGGGTAGTAATAATAGCAGCCGTTCCCAGTCAGTATCTCCAACCTCATTTCTTACCATCTCTAATGAGGGCAGTGAGGAAAGTCCATGTTCTACAGATGATCTTCTTGCTGACTCCAGAGATAAAG AGAACGGAAATAATTCTCCCTTGCCAAAATATGCTACCTcaccaaaacccaacaacagCTACATGTTCAAGCGTGAACCACCAGAGGGCTGTGAAAAAGTGAAAGTCTTTGAGGAAAGCTT GCCAAAGCCTCTGCATGAAATACCAGCCTTCTACTGTCCTGACAAGAACAAAGTGAATTTCATTCCTAAAAGTggctctgctttctgtcttgtCAGCATCCTCAAGCCGCTTCTTCCCACACAGGATCTTACACTCAAGGGCACTACACACAGCCTGACTGTCTCCTCCAGCATGACACCCGGTTTGTTACAGCCAATTTCTATGGCTTCATTGTCTGCAAACACGGATCAAGACAGGATCTCTCGTGGAACAAGTACAGTAATACCACAGACCTCTATACTCCAGCAATCAGGACATATTGAGGAAGCTGAAGG GTTTTGTGGatattaa